From Streptomyces sp. HUAS MG91, the proteins below share one genomic window:
- a CDS encoding carbohydrate kinase, with the protein MIVVAGEALIDLVPLGSSPDDGAERRAPGLPPLAPRLGGGPYNTAVALGRLGSPVAFCSRLSRDGFGEALLAGLRSAGVDTAPVQRGDEPTTLAVTSIGPDGSAGYSFYAEGTADRLFSAPDRLPAGTRAVSFGTCSLVLEPGASAYEELMRTAAAQGLFTALDPNIRAGLISDADAYRARFKNWLPSTTLLKLSEEDAQWLGGTPREWLSGGPAAVVLTRGGDGLTVYTRDGGEYAVPGERVEVVDTIGAGDTVNAALLHGLSRQGALSPAAVDGLDGDGWTRLLGFAARAAAITCSRAGAEPPFGSEVGEV; encoded by the coding sequence GTGATCGTCGTCGCCGGAGAGGCCCTGATCGACCTCGTCCCGCTGGGGTCGAGCCCGGACGACGGCGCGGAGCGACGGGCTCCCGGGCTGCCCCCGCTCGCACCGCGGCTGGGCGGCGGCCCGTACAACACGGCGGTGGCGCTCGGCCGGCTCGGCTCTCCCGTCGCCTTCTGCTCGCGCCTGTCGCGGGACGGCTTCGGCGAGGCCCTGCTGGCCGGCCTGCGCTCCGCGGGGGTGGACACGGCGCCCGTGCAGCGGGGCGACGAGCCGACGACGCTGGCGGTCACGTCCATCGGGCCCGACGGCTCGGCCGGTTACTCCTTCTACGCGGAGGGCACCGCCGATCGTCTCTTCTCGGCGCCGGACCGGCTTCCGGCGGGCACGCGCGCGGTGTCGTTCGGCACCTGCTCGCTGGTTCTGGAGCCGGGTGCCAGTGCTTATGAGGAACTGATGCGGACGGCCGCCGCCCAGGGCCTGTTCACCGCGCTCGATCCGAACATCCGGGCCGGGCTGATCTCCGACGCGGACGCCTACCGGGCCCGCTTCAAGAACTGGCTGCCCTCGACCACACTCCTGAAGCTCTCCGAGGAGGACGCGCAGTGGCTCGGCGGCACACCGCGGGAATGGCTGTCCGGCGGACCCGCCGCCGTGGTGCTCACGCGGGGCGGAGACGGGCTGACCGTCTACACGCGGGACGGCGGCGAGTACGCCGTCCCGGGTGAGCGGGTCGAGGTCGTCGACACCATCGGCGCCGGTGACACGGTCAACGCAGCGCTGCTGCACGGTCTTTCCCGGCAGGGCGCCCTCTCCCCCGCCGCCGTCGACGGCCTGGACGGCGACGGCTGGACCCGTCTGCTCGGGTTCGCGGCGCGCGCGGCGGCGATCACCTGCTCCCGCGCGGGGGCGGAACCGCCGTTCGGATCCGAGGTCGGGGAGGTATAG